One window from the genome of Echinicola vietnamensis DSM 17526 encodes:
- a CDS encoding DUF4861 domain-containing protein, giving the protein MKHSFWLVGSAVFLACACSPETKEEKPLQFTVTNQAALALTDKPVTLKRGDFPDLEGHSGKLPLVISAGDTIATQWDDTDGDGKWDELFFVTDLAANDTKTYTVGWAEEAPEFAPRTSVRFGKREGADIPLHPAMGDTLPADGLPKSVGYQPYQTDGPTWENDKVGFRHYFDGRNAKDLFGKKTSAMSPEDVGISSEGAVEDNYHVMHDWGRDILAVGNSVGLGGVALMIDGEPARLGVTVNDAVNNVEESVFQIVKEGPVRSVIQYNYNNWQTHERSYDVQEVSTIWPGMYAYKNAVSVEGLQGDETLLVGLVNINNDREISEIEVNDEWVVLLTHDQQSYEKEWWLGMALILPKAVYEGYTEAPEEGPLSKTYLAKLAVENGQPVEYFAAAGWELSDEQFTDREYFTGYITNLVQQLSAKVAVNWEANGE; this is encoded by the coding sequence ATGAAGCATTCTTTTTGGTTAGTTGGATCGGCAGTTTTCTTGGCATGTGCCTGTAGCCCGGAAACAAAAGAGGAAAAACCGTTACAGTTTACCGTTACCAATCAAGCAGCGCTGGCATTGACAGATAAGCCAGTAACGCTCAAAAGGGGCGATTTCCCTGACTTGGAAGGACATTCCGGCAAACTGCCCTTGGTCATTTCAGCAGGAGATACCATTGCTACCCAATGGGACGATACGGACGGTGATGGGAAGTGGGATGAATTGTTTTTTGTGACTGACCTTGCGGCAAATGATACCAAAACCTATACAGTAGGCTGGGCTGAAGAAGCACCTGAATTTGCCCCACGCACCAGTGTTCGCTTTGGTAAGCGTGAAGGGGCGGACATTCCTCTTCATCCGGCAATGGGTGATACACTGCCTGCTGACGGACTGCCCAAAAGCGTGGGCTATCAGCCTTACCAAACGGATGGCCCCACTTGGGAAAACGATAAGGTAGGTTTTCGCCACTATTTTGACGGTCGGAATGCCAAGGACCTGTTTGGCAAAAAGACATCGGCCATGAGTCCTGAAGATGTAGGCATCAGCAGTGAAGGAGCGGTCGAAGATAATTATCACGTCATGCACGATTGGGGCCGCGATATATTGGCTGTGGGCAATTCCGTAGGCCTTGGTGGCGTAGCCCTGATGATTGATGGTGAGCCTGCCAGATTGGGGGTTACGGTAAACGATGCCGTCAATAATGTGGAGGAGAGTGTATTTCAAATAGTAAAGGAAGGCCCTGTACGCTCTGTGATTCAGTACAATTATAACAATTGGCAGACGCATGAACGCAGCTATGATGTCCAAGAAGTCAGCACCATCTGGCCGGGCATGTATGCTTATAAAAATGCCGTTTCCGTAGAAGGCCTTCAGGGTGACGAGACCTTGTTGGTGGGACTGGTCAATATCAATAATGACCGTGAAATCAGTGAGATAGAAGTCAATGACGAATGGGTCGTATTGCTGACCCATGATCAGCAAAGCTATGAAAAGGAATGGTGGCTCGGCATGGCCTTGATCCTGCCAAAAGCAGTATATGAAGGCTATACGGAAGCTCCAGAGGAGGGGCCACTTTCCAAAACCTATTTGGCAAAATTGGCCGTAGAAAATGGCCAACCGGTCGAGTATTTTGCCGCAGCAGGATGGGAGCTTTCTGATGAGCAATTTACCGATAGGGAATATTTTACCGGTTACATTACCAACCTCGTACAGCAGCTGAGCGCTAAGGTTGCGGTGAACTGGGAAGCAAACGGAGAATGA
- a CDS encoding sugar phosphate isomerase/epimerase family protein: MNNTSHNRRNFIKSLAVIGAGVWSGQALSACSSSRGMAVTGKERYKIAVCDWMILKRQKLSAFALANEINADGIELDMGGLGNRDTFDSKLGDPAVRQEFLAEAKKQGVGISSIAMSGFYAQSFAERPTVPQMVQDTVDTMKGMGVNVAYLPLGVPGDLVKHPELRPAIVERLKMAGAKAQEIGGVIAVETALDAEGEVALLQEVDSPGVKICFNFANAIKNGKDIPSELKILGADRIAQIHCSNTDGELIENDPALDMPAIKDTLDKLGWGGWLIIERSRDTDDVHNVRANYGGNVAYLKSVFQG; this comes from the coding sequence GTGAACAATACATCCCATAATAGAAGAAATTTTATCAAATCCCTGGCCGTCATTGGTGCTGGGGTGTGGTCAGGTCAAGCACTTTCAGCCTGCTCTTCCAGCCGCGGAATGGCTGTGACAGGAAAAGAGCGGTATAAAATAGCCGTTTGTGATTGGATGATTCTGAAACGCCAAAAACTAAGTGCCTTTGCCCTGGCCAATGAAATCAATGCCGACGGTATTGAGCTGGACATGGGAGGACTGGGCAATCGGGATACCTTTGACAGTAAGTTAGGTGATCCAGCGGTAAGGCAGGAATTTTTGGCAGAAGCCAAGAAGCAGGGCGTGGGCATCAGCTCCATTGCCATGTCAGGCTTTTATGCGCAATCCTTCGCGGAGCGTCCCACTGTGCCCCAAATGGTGCAGGATACGGTAGATACCATGAAAGGAATGGGCGTGAATGTAGCCTATTTGCCGCTAGGTGTTCCTGGTGATTTGGTAAAGCATCCCGAACTCCGACCGGCCATTGTGGAAAGGCTTAAAATGGCCGGTGCCAAAGCGCAGGAAATTGGGGGCGTTATTGCCGTAGAAACGGCATTGGATGCCGAAGGGGAAGTAGCCCTGCTGCAGGAAGTGGATTCTCCAGGCGTAAAAATTTGCTTTAATTTTGCCAATGCCATCAAAAATGGCAAAGATATTCCCAGTGAACTGAAAATCCTCGGGGCAGACCGTATTGCCCAAATCCACTGTTCGAATACCGATGGAGAGCTGATCGAAAATGATCCGGCACTGGATATGCCCGCCATCAAGGACACCTTGGACAAGTTGGGCTGGGGAGGTTGGCTGATCATTGAACGTTCCCGCGACACAGATGACGTCCACAACGTCCGTGCAAACTATGGCGGTAATGTGGCCTATTTGAAGTCCGTGTTCCAAGGCTGA
- a CDS encoding alpha-L-arabinofuranosidase C-terminal domain-containing protein produces MKKFRPLMLGVAMALLPFIAQAQDEPTALKVALNEKTADIAPTMWGLFFEDINFAADGGLYAEMIKNYSFEFENPMMGWNRVEDHGAKGYVFNQNHEAAGVNHKYLRMQRLNEAGNFGLHNQGFRGIAVKEGLKYTLTFLAKVAKGHNLTVTAKLLDEDQVIGEGSVSDFSDQWAEYEIVMTAGQTLDGVNFQFLLEGEGELDVDMISMFPEDTWKGRKRGLRKDLVQLLADMNPGFLRFPGGCIVEGFDLENRYQWKKTIGEMEDREVMKNRWNIEFAHRTTPDYYQSFGIGFFEYFQLSEEIGAEPLPILSCGLACQFNTGEQVPIGALDQYVNDALDLIEFANGPVDSEWGSKRAEMGHPEPFDLKFIGVGNENWGPQYIERAKIFEKAIKAAYPEITIVSTSGPFPDGREFEYLWGELKKMDAELVDEHYYRPPSWFRENARRYDDYDRNGPKVFAGEYAAHSTTVSEDFKRNNWEAAMSEAAFMTGLERNADIVRLASYAPLFAHVDGWQWNPDLIWFDNLRSYGTTNYHVQKLFSTNPGTAVVPITAEGESLAGEDGLYASATIDETTNELIFKVVNIAPEAKKITIALDGKYKGNGKGTWLEMADRDLEAYNSLDNPTAVSPKTKSFEVKKKTIELTLQGQSVNVGKVKIK; encoded by the coding sequence ATGAAGAAATTTAGACCCCTGATGCTTGGGGTAGCCATGGCACTATTGCCATTCATTGCCCAAGCCCAAGATGAACCTACCGCATTAAAAGTAGCGCTTAACGAAAAGACCGCTGATATCGCCCCGACCATGTGGGGCCTGTTTTTTGAGGATATCAATTTTGCCGCAGATGGAGGGCTCTATGCCGAAATGATTAAAAATTACTCCTTTGAATTTGAAAATCCCATGATGGGGTGGAATCGTGTGGAAGATCATGGGGCAAAGGGCTATGTCTTTAACCAAAACCATGAAGCAGCAGGAGTGAACCACAAATACCTGCGGATGCAACGGCTCAATGAAGCGGGCAACTTTGGTCTTCACAATCAAGGCTTCCGCGGGATAGCGGTAAAAGAAGGGCTGAAGTATACCCTGACGTTTTTGGCCAAAGTTGCCAAGGGCCATAACCTTACCGTCACTGCCAAGCTGCTCGATGAGGATCAAGTGATCGGCGAAGGGTCGGTAAGCGATTTTAGCGATCAATGGGCCGAATATGAAATTGTCATGACGGCTGGTCAAACGCTTGACGGTGTCAACTTCCAGTTTTTGCTGGAAGGCGAAGGAGAATTGGATGTGGACATGATCAGTATGTTCCCTGAAGATACCTGGAAAGGACGTAAAAGAGGCCTGAGAAAAGATTTGGTACAGCTTTTGGCCGACATGAACCCCGGCTTTTTGCGTTTTCCAGGTGGGTGTATCGTAGAGGGATTTGACTTGGAAAACCGTTACCAATGGAAAAAAACGATTGGTGAAATGGAAGACCGGGAAGTGATGAAGAATCGATGGAACATTGAATTTGCCCACCGTACCACACCTGATTACTACCAATCATTTGGAATAGGTTTTTTTGAGTACTTCCAGCTTTCCGAGGAAATTGGTGCTGAGCCATTGCCGATTTTAAGTTGTGGCTTGGCTTGTCAATTCAATACGGGAGAGCAGGTGCCGATCGGCGCCTTGGACCAATATGTGAACGATGCCCTTGATTTGATTGAGTTTGCCAATGGTCCTGTGGACAGCGAATGGGGTTCCAAGCGGGCAGAAATGGGGCATCCAGAACCGTTTGATCTTAAGTTCATCGGTGTGGGCAACGAAAACTGGGGTCCCCAGTACATCGAACGTGCAAAGATTTTTGAGAAAGCCATTAAGGCCGCTTATCCAGAAATAACCATTGTTTCCACATCAGGTCCTTTCCCTGATGGAAGAGAGTTTGAATACCTTTGGGGCGAGCTGAAAAAGATGGACGCCGAATTGGTGGATGAACATTACTACCGTCCACCGTCCTGGTTCCGGGAAAATGCTCGAAGATACGACGATTATGACCGTAACGGACCCAAAGTTTTTGCCGGTGAATATGCTGCCCACAGTACTACAGTAAGTGAAGATTTCAAGCGAAACAATTGGGAGGCTGCCATGTCCGAAGCAGCGTTTATGACGGGATTGGAACGAAATGCAGATATCGTTCGATTGGCATCCTATGCTCCGTTGTTTGCGCATGTGGATGGCTGGCAGTGGAATCCGGATTTGATCTGGTTTGACAATTTACGTTCTTACGGTACCACCAATTATCATGTGCAGAAATTATTTTCTACCAACCCTGGTACCGCAGTAGTACCCATTACGGCTGAAGGAGAAAGCTTGGCAGGGGAAGACGGACTGTACGCTTCTGCTACCATCGATGAAACGACGAATGAGTTGATCTTTAAGGTGGTCAACATCGCCCCTGAGGCGAAGAAGATCACCATTGCCCTTGACGGGAAATATAAAGGTAACGGTAAAGGCACTTGGCTGGAAATGGCCGATAGGGACTTGGAAGCGTATAATTCCCTGGATAATCCTACGGCAGTGAGCCCAAAGACGAAATCTTTTGAGGTCAAAAAGAAGACCATCGAACTGACCCTTCAAGGCCAGTCTGTGAATGTCGGAAAAGTGAAAATTAAGTAA
- a CDS encoding rhamnogalacturonan acetylesterase: MRSFLLLLLILSTSALRGQSYKFDFGNGPVAKGYEQVLPSMAYDAARGYGFLEGKSPKAVSRGGNALTGDLISSDSPFFFTVDVPEGNYDVKVILGGSEAPSSTTIRVENRRLMVDKTDTKAGKQQKKQFSVHVRYPEIAGTDKKVRLKSRELEYFHWDHQLTIEFNGEAPCVASVEITPNTSAPTVFLAGNSTVVDQANEPWAAWGQMFPVFFKPGKVVIANHAESGETLKAFKGARRLENVLSMMKPGDYLFIEFAHNDQKPGGSHVEPFTTYQEMIREYVAAAEAKGGIPVLVTSMHRRRFDEDGKIINTLEEYPEAMRQLAQEDGIALIDLNAMSKTLYEAWGVEASKKAFVHFPAGTFKGQMEDFADNTHFSTYGAYQLARCVVEGLRKTDLKLKKYLKKDIPTFDPAHPPRFEDFYWPLSPNVSVIKPDGN; encoded by the coding sequence ATGCGTAGTTTTCTCCTTTTGCTTTTGATATTATCCACTTCGGCTTTACGTGGACAATCCTATAAATTTGATTTCGGCAATGGTCCAGTGGCCAAGGGATATGAACAGGTGCTGCCCTCCATGGCTTACGATGCTGCGAGAGGCTATGGCTTTTTGGAGGGGAAATCTCCAAAAGCCGTGAGCAGAGGAGGAAATGCGCTAACAGGAGATTTGATTTCCAGCGATAGCCCTTTCTTTTTTACGGTGGATGTCCCAGAAGGTAATTATGATGTGAAGGTGATATTGGGAGGCTCAGAGGCTCCATCTTCGACGACCATTCGTGTAGAAAATCGCCGATTAATGGTAGATAAGACGGACACAAAAGCCGGAAAGCAGCAAAAGAAACAGTTTTCGGTGCATGTCCGCTATCCCGAAATTGCCGGTACCGATAAAAAAGTCAGGCTAAAATCCCGTGAACTGGAATACTTTCATTGGGATCATCAGCTGACGATCGAATTTAACGGAGAGGCACCCTGTGTAGCATCGGTCGAAATTACCCCAAATACTTCTGCCCCAACGGTCTTTTTAGCCGGAAACAGCACCGTCGTGGACCAGGCCAATGAACCTTGGGCCGCTTGGGGTCAGATGTTTCCTGTGTTTTTCAAGCCTGGTAAAGTAGTCATTGCCAACCATGCGGAATCAGGAGAGACCCTAAAGGCCTTTAAAGGAGCGAGGAGGTTGGAGAATGTACTCAGTATGATGAAGCCAGGGGATTACCTCTTTATCGAATTTGCACACAACGACCAAAAGCCGGGAGGGAGCCATGTGGAGCCCTTTACGACCTATCAGGAAATGATCCGTGAATATGTGGCCGCTGCAGAAGCTAAAGGAGGCATTCCGGTGTTGGTGACTTCCATGCACCGGAGGAGGTTTGATGAGGACGGTAAAATCATCAATACCTTGGAGGAGTACCCTGAAGCCATGCGCCAATTGGCCCAAGAAGATGGAATTGCCCTGATCGATTTGAATGCCATGAGTAAGACGCTTTATGAAGCTTGGGGTGTGGAAGCATCCAAAAAGGCCTTTGTCCACTTTCCTGCGGGAACCTTTAAAGGGCAGATGGAGGATTTTGCAGATAATACCCACTTTAGTACTTACGGAGCCTACCAGTTGGCACGATGTGTCGTGGAAGGTCTGAGAAAAACCGATTTAAAACTCAAAAAATACCTAAAGAAAGATATTCCAACTTTCGATCCGGCCCATCCCCCGCGGTTTGAAGATTTTTATTGGCCACTTAGTCCTAATGTTTCGGTGATCAAACCGGACGGGAATTGA
- a CDS encoding rhamnogalacturonan lyase, with amino-acid sequence MYTNLFKNGKVMNLAVLLSLSCISFSAPAQHQRQMEALDRGLVAMPTPEGGNFVSWRVLGTEPEDISFNLYRISASGDAEKLNPTPLTKASSFLDEAAAGGDVSYQVKAIIDGKEQEGTKAVAVWNQGYLSVALQTPEGYMPNDASVGDLNGDGQYELVLHQAGKTHDNSHKGLTDPPILQAYTLEGEMLWEINLGKNIRDGAHYTQFMVYDLDGDGKAEVACKTADGTTDGLGTVIGDPQADWRNDDGYILEGPEFLTIFDGQTGKALATTDYIPPRHPGKLHPTTEELKSLWGDGYGNRMDRFLAGIAYLDGERPSLIMTRGYYTRTVLAAWNWRDGELSEVWTFDSEDGDPVHKPYGGQGYHSLSVGDIDEDGKDEVVFGAMAIDDDGTGIYTTGLGHGDALHLSDIDPERPGMEVFGIHEHVKHEHGANLRDAATGEIIWSYPSPDVGRGLAIDIDPRYEGYECWASGEGLHGLWNVKGEMISERKPRSCNMGIWWDGDLLREILNGVDIDKWDFEAERSERIFTGENYNMAKNNGTKSNPALCADIFGDWREELIGRTADGRELRIFSTTIPTEYRLYTLMHDPVYRLSIAWQNVGYNQPAHTGFYLGAGMTKPPKPQISSK; translated from the coding sequence ATGTATACCAACTTATTTAAAAACGGCAAGGTGATGAACCTTGCCGTTCTACTTTCACTCTCTTGTATATCATTTTCAGCTCCTGCCCAGCACCAACGGCAGATGGAGGCCTTGGACAGAGGCCTAGTGGCGATGCCAACTCCAGAAGGGGGGAATTTCGTCAGCTGGAGGGTACTCGGTACCGAGCCCGAAGATATCAGTTTTAACCTGTATAGGATTTCGGCTTCTGGCGATGCTGAAAAGCTCAATCCCACTCCATTGACCAAGGCCAGCAGCTTTTTGGATGAAGCCGCTGCTGGTGGGGATGTTTCCTATCAAGTGAAGGCCATCATTGATGGTAAAGAGCAAGAAGGAACCAAAGCAGTTGCCGTTTGGAACCAAGGGTACCTTTCCGTAGCCCTCCAAACCCCGGAAGGCTATATGCCCAACGACGCCTCCGTAGGGGACCTCAATGGCGATGGGCAATATGAACTTGTGCTGCACCAAGCCGGCAAAACACACGACAATTCCCACAAGGGCTTGACAGATCCGCCCATTTTGCAGGCCTATACCTTGGAAGGGGAGATGCTCTGGGAAATCAACTTGGGCAAAAACATCAGAGATGGAGCCCATTACACCCAGTTTATGGTCTATGACCTGGATGGTGACGGCAAGGCTGAAGTGGCCTGTAAAACGGCCGATGGTACCACTGATGGACTTGGTACCGTCATCGGTGACCCACAAGCCGATTGGCGCAATGACGATGGCTATATCCTGGAAGGACCTGAGTTTCTGACCATTTTTGACGGCCAGACCGGTAAGGCTTTGGCGACGACGGATTATATTCCTCCCAGGCATCCTGGAAAACTGCATCCCACTACTGAAGAACTCAAGTCCCTATGGGGCGATGGCTATGGCAACCGTATGGATCGTTTTTTGGCTGGTATTGCCTACCTGGACGGGGAGCGGCCCAGCCTGATCATGACCAGAGGCTATTATACACGAACCGTGCTGGCGGCTTGGAATTGGCGTGATGGGGAATTGTCCGAAGTGTGGACGTTTGACAGTGAAGATGGTGATCCTGTCCATAAGCCGTATGGAGGCCAGGGCTATCACAGCCTTTCTGTCGGAGATATTGATGAAGACGGCAAGGATGAGGTTGTATTTGGAGCCATGGCGATCGATGATGACGGTACCGGGATCTACACGACGGGCCTTGGGCACGGAGATGCCTTACATCTTTCGGACATTGATCCGGAGCGCCCAGGCATGGAGGTTTTTGGGATCCACGAACATGTAAAACATGAGCATGGTGCCAATCTAAGGGATGCGGCCACGGGCGAAATTATCTGGTCTTATCCTTCTCCTGATGTGGGCCGTGGTTTGGCCATTGACATCGATCCGCGGTACGAAGGCTATGAGTGCTGGGCTTCCGGAGAAGGGCTGCACGGCCTATGGAATGTGAAAGGAGAGATGATTTCCGAGCGTAAGCCCCGTTCCTGTAACATGGGCATTTGGTGGGATGGTGATTTGCTCAGGGAAATCCTTAACGGTGTGGACATTGACAAGTGGGACTTTGAAGCAGAGCGATCAGAAAGGATTTTTACCGGTGAAAATTATAACATGGCCAAAAACAACGGCACAAAATCCAACCCCGCCTTGTGTGCAGATATTTTTGGTGACTGGCGAGAAGAGCTGATCGGCAGAACGGCAGACGGCCGTGAATTAAGGATTTTTAGCACTACCATTCCTACGGAATACCGCTTGTATACCTTGATGCACGATCCTGTTTATCGCCTTAGCATTGCATGGCAAAATGTGGGGTACAATCAGCCGGCACATACTGGATTTTACCTAGGAGCAGGCATGACCAAGCCTCCAAAGCCGCAGATAAGTAGCAAGTGA
- a CDS encoding DUF6250 domain-containing protein — protein sequence MERLFLIFITGAFLASCGSSESNKTTASEVAASNKVLAAEDFSTPLDSARWKVEMDDLPNSSVSVKDGKLVLDTKGGVTVWLNQKLKGNIEITYKRQVVVADGPNDRLSDLNQFWMATDPRQENLFTRTGKFEEYDSLSMYYVGFGGNYNGTTRFREYQGNGVKTLLFDLDDEAHLLKPNHWYTINIKVEDGVVSYWVDGEKFFEYTDETPLEEGYFGFRSTWSRHEIDELRVISLEI from the coding sequence ATGGAGCGATTATTTTTAATATTCATCACAGGAGCATTTTTGGCTTCCTGTGGAAGTTCCGAAAGTAACAAAACAACGGCTTCGGAAGTGGCAGCGTCGAATAAAGTGTTGGCTGCAGAAGACTTCTCCACGCCATTGGACAGCGCGCGCTGGAAAGTAGAAATGGATGACTTGCCCAATTCGTCTGTCAGCGTAAAAGATGGAAAACTGGTGCTGGACACCAAAGGAGGGGTGACGGTTTGGCTGAACCAAAAGCTGAAAGGGAATATTGAAATCACCTACAAAAGACAGGTCGTCGTGGCTGATGGTCCCAATGATCGCTTATCCGATCTCAACCAGTTTTGGATGGCCACAGATCCCCGCCAGGAGAACTTGTTTACACGGACTGGCAAATTTGAGGAGTATGATTCCCTGAGCATGTATTATGTAGGATTTGGAGGCAATTATAATGGAACCACCCGCTTTCGAGAATACCAAGGGAATGGTGTAAAGACCTTGCTTTTTGACCTTGACGATGAGGCACATTTGCTCAAGCCCAACCATTGGTATACCATTAACATCAAAGTAGAAGACGGAGTGGTCAGCTACTGGGTGGATGGCGAAAAATTCTTTGAATATACCGATGAGACCCCACTTGAAGAAGGTTACTTTGGTTTCAGGTCCACTTGGTCAAGACACGAAATTGATGAGTTGAGGGTGATTAGTCTTGAGATATGA
- a CDS encoding sialidase family protein, whose amino-acid sequence MNKKYLWIYCLCALPILFSCAGEKQKETWRDGIVVDEFIYEEAPYPSCHAATIAETPEGLVAAWFGGTHERNPDVGIWVSHRKDGKWTESVEVANGVINDTLRYPTWNPVLYQVPDGDLQLYYKVGPHPSQWWGMLITSADGGHTWSAPKALPDSAIGPVKNKPVLLDNGALIAPSSTEGNGWNIHFEVTPDFGETWENVGPIARGEDDINAIQPSVLDHGNGKLQILARTRNRAIGTSWSEDYGKTWSPMEKSNLPNNNSGTDAVTLQDGRHLLVYNHVLPPGEKAKGPRTPLNVSLSDDGIHWNASLILEDSEISQYSYPSVIQSADGMVHIVYTWRRERIKYVKIDPSKLTSLPIKDGQWPKLPKENTAVEEAAAE is encoded by the coding sequence ATGAACAAGAAATACCTGTGGATATATTGCCTGTGTGCATTGCCAATATTGTTTTCCTGTGCAGGAGAAAAGCAAAAAGAGACATGGAGAGACGGCATAGTGGTGGATGAGTTTATCTATGAAGAAGCTCCATACCCATCCTGTCATGCCGCTACCATCGCAGAAACACCAGAAGGACTGGTGGCGGCTTGGTTTGGTGGAACCCATGAGCGAAATCCAGATGTGGGCATTTGGGTCAGTCACCGAAAGGATGGGAAGTGGACCGAATCCGTGGAAGTCGCCAATGGTGTGATCAATGATACCCTACGCTATCCTACATGGAATCCGGTGCTGTATCAGGTGCCTGACGGGGACCTTCAGCTCTATTACAAAGTAGGGCCGCATCCTTCCCAATGGTGGGGCATGCTGATCACCTCCGCTGATGGAGGCCATACATGGTCGGCGCCCAAGGCACTTCCCGACAGTGCCATTGGCCCGGTCAAAAACAAGCCTGTGCTTTTGGATAATGGAGCGTTGATTGCTCCTTCCAGTACGGAAGGTAATGGCTGGAACATCCATTTTGAAGTGACACCGGATTTTGGTGAGACTTGGGAGAATGTAGGGCCGATCGCCAGAGGAGAGGACGATATCAACGCCATTCAGCCCAGTGTCCTGGACCATGGAAACGGCAAACTTCAGATCCTTGCCAGAACGCGCAATAGGGCCATTGGCACTTCTTGGTCGGAAGACTATGGAAAAACATGGAGCCCTATGGAGAAGTCAAATTTGCCTAACAACAACTCCGGAACCGATGCGGTAACCCTACAGGATGGCCGGCACCTTTTGGTGTACAACCATGTGCTGCCTCCAGGAGAAAAAGCCAAAGGCCCCAGAACACCCCTAAATGTTTCCTTGTCTGACGATGGCATCCACTGGAATGCGTCATTGATCTTGGAGGATTCCGAAATCAGCCAATATTCGTATCCATCGGTCATCCAGTCAGCTGATGGCATGGTGCACATTGTATATACGTGGAGGCGTGAGCGGATCAAGTACGTAAAAATCGATCCCAGCAAATTGACTTCCCTGCCCATCAAAGATGGGCAATGGCCAAAACTTCCAAAAGAAAACACCGCGGTGGAAGAAGCGGCTGCGGAGTAA